In one window of Pirellulales bacterium DNA:
- a CDS encoding beta-galactosidase encodes MSDYQYRDGRFWKDGRPFFAICSDYQYYRDRRDNWRDRLEKLKAAGVNVITFYTPWRHHLRIVDGVRTVDFDGRTKDSRDLRTFLKLIEELQLLMIVKPGPFVHSELNVGGLPDFVCPQHNKEIPPARRHHGRACRWTYDNSELPAPFDPTFDGLVAEYLGAVGREIEPYCRPGGPVIAIQMNDETIYCTSNDPPWHIGYEPSGMRYYHGLLTERYGDLATYNRLHGTSYAAWEFVPGPKLPVIGQPGAPERPGPQRSEDLLLYVDWAEYQWRLRRDLYVRYEQYLGIKLPYLTNYAGITPPIEENVPDLKDEAKEPIPGDYARLYSEWWFAHNRVDQDLDAYEYGMISWLGVAAYDRDVFDRYINTARRARGVNMEENWGFGTLYDARSRDPIVPFFQTLASLAGGATGYDIFVGVSTDYWDDELDRITKLQCPTFPSHAPIDEHGNLRPMYDTMTMLNRWFAEHGEALLQCEPEIDVAYLLYAPYAAVSSWVPDERYWHVAGHAIPRCGHQAFEAFSKSLQAAGYSFGMFELEAATPARLHQPGALAIHTAFFMDEPEQRRLAEFIESGGRLFISGELPEVDLQWRSCTILKAAVERAAAAGPGSKVHYRRENLFADGRFAEVLRAAGVNTNVTYAENMRAYVHRSERDYFVFFFNFDAAGQHDKWIEFYGQRLKLRLGSKTSGVLRVQDGKLVAWMVKAKNEVENLVDSVSFELDRQHVDGTGDFSSAG; translated from the coding sequence ATGAGCGACTACCAATATCGCGACGGTCGATTCTGGAAAGACGGCCGCCCTTTCTTTGCCATTTGCAGCGACTACCAGTACTACCGCGACCGCCGCGACAATTGGCGCGATCGTCTGGAGAAGCTCAAGGCTGCCGGCGTCAACGTGATCACGTTCTACACGCCGTGGCGTCATCACCTGCGGATCGTCGACGGCGTGCGGACCGTCGATTTCGACGGCCGCACCAAGGACAGCCGCGACCTGCGCACGTTTCTCAAGCTGATTGAAGAGCTGCAACTGCTGATGATCGTCAAGCCGGGGCCGTTCGTGCACTCGGAACTGAACGTCGGCGGGCTGCCCGACTTCGTCTGCCCGCAACACAACAAGGAGATTCCGCCGGCCCGGCGGCATCACGGCCGGGCCTGCCGCTGGACCTACGACAACAGCGAGCTGCCGGCCCCGTTCGATCCGACGTTCGACGGACTCGTCGCCGAATATCTCGGCGCGGTGGGCCGCGAGATTGAGCCGTACTGCCGCCCCGGCGGGCCGGTGATCGCGATCCAGATGAACGACGAGACGATCTATTGCACGTCGAACGATCCACCGTGGCACATCGGGTACGAACCGTCGGGCATGCGCTATTACCACGGTCTGTTGACCGAACGTTACGGCGACCTGGCCACTTACAACCGCCTGCACGGCACCAGCTACGCAGCCTGGGAGTTCGTGCCGGGCCCGAAATTGCCGGTTATCGGCCAGCCCGGGGCCCCCGAACGCCCCGGCCCGCAGCGCAGCGAAGACCTGCTGCTCTACGTCGATTGGGCCGAGTATCAATGGCGGCTGCGGCGCGACTTGTATGTCCGCTACGAGCAGTACCTGGGCATCAAGCTGCCCTACCTGACCAACTACGCCGGCATCACCCCGCCCATCGAAGAAAACGTGCCCGACTTGAAGGACGAGGCAAAGGAGCCGATTCCCGGCGATTATGCGCGACTGTATTCCGAGTGGTGGTTTGCCCATAACCGCGTCGATCAGGATCTCGACGCATACGAATACGGCATGATCAGTTGGCTCGGCGTCGCGGCCTACGATCGCGACGTGTTCGACCGCTATATCAATACGGCCCGCCGCGCCCGCGGCGTGAACATGGAGGAGAACTGGGGCTTCGGCACCTTGTACGACGCCCGCAGCCGCGACCCGATCGTGCCGTTTTTCCAGACGCTGGCTTCGCTGGCCGGTGGCGCGACGGGGTACGACATTTTCGTCGGCGTCAGCACCGACTACTGGGACGACGAGCTGGACCGCATCACGAAGCTGCAATGCCCGACGTTTCCGTCGCACGCCCCGATCGACGAGCACGGCAACCTGCGGCCCATGTACGACACGATGACGATGCTCAACCGTTGGTTTGCGGAGCACGGCGAAGCGCTGCTCCAGTGCGAGCCGGAGATCGACGTCGCCTATCTGCTCTACGCGCCGTATGCGGCGGTTTCCTCGTGGGTGCCCGACGAACGGTACTGGCACGTCGCCGGACATGCGATTCCGCGTTGCGGTCACCAAGCCTTCGAAGCGTTTTCCAAGTCGCTGCAAGCGGCGGGCTATTCTTTCGGCATGTTCGAGCTGGAGGCCGCGACGCCGGCACGGCTGCATCAGCCCGGGGCGCTGGCCATCCACACGGCGTTCTTCATGGACGAGCCAGAGCAGCGCCGTTTGGCCGAGTTCATCGAGTCGGGCGGCCGGCTGTTCATCTCGGGTGAGCTGCCCGAGGTCGATCTGCAGTGGCGCTCCTGCACGATCTTGAAGGCGGCGGTCGAGCGCGCTGCGGCCGCCGGGCCGGGGTCCAAGGTGCACTATCGCCGCGAGAACCTCTTTGCCGACGGACGATTCGCCGAGGTGCTGCGTGCGGCCGGTGTGAATACAAACGTGACCTACGCCGAAAACATGCGGGCCTACGTGCACCGCAGCGAGCGCGACTACTTCGTGTTCTTCTTCAACTTCGATGCCGCCGGCCAGCACGACAAGTGGATCGAGTTCTACGGCCAGCGCCTCAAGCTGCGGCTCGGCTCGAAGACGAGCGGCGTGCTTCGCGTTCAGGACGGCAAGCTCGTCGCCTGGATGGTCAAGGCCAAGAACGAGGTCGAAAACCTCGTCGATTCGGTGAGCTTCGAATTGGACCGACAACACGTCGACGGGACCGGCGATTTCAGTTCGGCAGGTTGA
- a CDS encoding class I SAM-dependent methyltransferase → MNAIPRQIDFERLYEGQPRWDIGRPHRAFEVLADRINGSIVDVGCGTGENSLAYAARGHEVLGVDFIPAAIAQARAKAEARRVAVEFLVYDALQLAALNRVFDQAFDSGLFHVFDDADRARYVDQLAQVVRPGGWLFLSCFSDAEPPGEGPRRVSESELRDSFTSGWTIESIRPTRYEVTPVPDDLTFSKSGPRAWFCEIRRV, encoded by the coding sequence ATGAACGCCATTCCCCGGCAGATTGATTTCGAACGCTTATACGAAGGGCAGCCGCGCTGGGACATCGGCCGGCCTCACCGGGCTTTCGAGGTGTTGGCCGACCGGATCAACGGATCGATCGTCGACGTCGGCTGCGGCACTGGGGAAAACTCGCTGGCCTACGCGGCCCGAGGTCACGAAGTGCTCGGCGTCGACTTTATCCCCGCCGCGATCGCTCAAGCCCGTGCCAAAGCCGAAGCCCGGCGCGTGGCCGTCGAATTCCTCGTTTACGACGCGCTGCAACTCGCCGCGCTGAACCGTGTGTTCGACCAGGCTTTCGATTCGGGCCTGTTCCACGTGTTCGACGACGCCGACCGTGCACGATACGTCGATCAATTGGCCCAGGTCGTCCGGCCCGGCGGGTGGCTGTTCTTGTCTTGTTTCAGCGATGCCGAGCCACCGGGAGAAGGGCCGCGTCGCGTCAGTGAAAGTGAGCTGCGCGACAGCTTCACGAGCGGCTGGACGATCGAATCGATCCGCCCGACGCGCTACGAAGTGACTCCGGTCCCGGACGACTTGACCTTCAGCAAGAGCGGCCCGCGGGCGTGGTTCTGCGAGATTCGCCGGGTCTGA
- a CDS encoding SGNH/GDSL hydrolase family protein, translating into MRSFILRVARGVRAGWLMLGLSLALLIVLELVTRVVLASRAEKAESFSQAESYGGAPWAEEYVRELEQVVVTRWWPEAYWNSRPFAGRHFHIDDRGVRASWNPPDAQAETANPPRKVRVFMFGGSTTWGEGARDDYTIPSCLARSLAASGVEDFTVENFGVPGYVSAQEVIRLTQELRSGNVPDVVVFYDGANDVVSACLNGRAGVSMIEKPLADGSWNGLRNSLAVVRVVRFLAHRAEWIDSATVDGELAAGVVSQYQANIDLVRRLSETYGFTALFFWQPVLFSKPHLTTAEEQRQLFEDALSYGGTEEVFFTGYAVRDFFRDVYRRALAEVRVPGWHDLSGLFDEERGAAFIDYCHTFEAANAKIGQRLAQDVAPLVRARQQPRAEQQSAP; encoded by the coding sequence ATGCGGAGCTTCATCCTGAGAGTGGCCCGCGGCGTACGCGCCGGCTGGCTGATGCTGGGGCTGTCGCTGGCCTTGTTAATCGTGCTGGAGCTGGTGACGCGCGTGGTGCTGGCGAGTCGGGCCGAAAAGGCCGAATCGTTTTCCCAGGCCGAAAGCTATGGCGGCGCGCCCTGGGCCGAAGAGTATGTCCGCGAGTTGGAGCAGGTGGTTGTCACGCGCTGGTGGCCCGAGGCCTATTGGAACAGCCGCCCCTTTGCCGGCCGGCATTTTCACATCGACGACCGGGGTGTGCGCGCGTCCTGGAATCCTCCGGACGCGCAGGCCGAAACAGCGAACCCCCCGCGAAAAGTGCGCGTGTTCATGTTCGGAGGGTCGACGACGTGGGGCGAAGGCGCCCGCGACGACTATACGATTCCCTCGTGTCTGGCCCGATCGCTCGCGGCCAGCGGGGTCGAGGACTTCACGGTCGAGAATTTTGGCGTGCCAGGCTATGTCAGCGCGCAGGAAGTCATCCGCCTGACGCAGGAATTGCGGTCCGGTAATGTGCCCGACGTGGTCGTGTTCTACGACGGTGCCAACGACGTCGTTTCGGCCTGTCTCAATGGTCGCGCCGGAGTATCGATGATCGAGAAGCCGCTGGCCGACGGCTCTTGGAACGGCCTCCGCAACAGCCTGGCCGTCGTCCGCGTGGTGCGGTTCCTGGCCCATCGTGCAGAATGGATCGACAGTGCCACGGTCGACGGCGAGCTGGCCGCCGGCGTGGTCAGCCAATACCAGGCGAACATCGACCTGGTGCGCCGGCTGAGCGAAACGTACGGGTTCACGGCCCTGTTTTTTTGGCAGCCGGTGTTGTTCAGCAAACCTCATCTCACCACGGCCGAGGAGCAGCGGCAGTTGTTCGAGGATGCCCTGAGCTATGGCGGTACCGAAGAGGTCTTCTTCACGGGCTATGCCGTGCGCGATTTTTTTCGCGACGTCTACCGGCGCGCTCTGGCCGAAGTCCGTGTGCCCGGGTGGCATGATCTGAGCGGGCTGTTCGACGAAGAACGTGGCGCGGCGTTTATCGACTATTGCCACACGTTCGAGGCTGCGAACGCCAAGATCGGCCAGCGCCTGGCCCAAGACGTGGCGCCTCTGGTCCGCGCCCGTCAACAGCCTCGCGCCGAGCAGCAAAGCGCCCCGTAG
- a CDS encoding DegT/DnrJ/EryC1/StrS family aminotransferase, translated as MPQLALRGGPATKTKPFPQWPIFDERERTALLEVLESRVWWRTPGTRTLKFEQDFAAYHQAKHGIAITNGTHAIEVVLAALGVGPGDEVIVPDSTFVATASAVLFAGAMPVMVDICRDTECIDPDLVEAAITPRTKGIIAVHLGGHPADLDRLNEIAARHSLFLVEDCAHAHGSEWRGKKVGTHGICGTFSFQSSKLMTAGEGGLIITNDDEFERKARSAHDCGRLPGEWFYAHFSYGSNYRLSEWQGAVLSAQLTRLDEQTSRRHANAQLLDRLLAEIPGVTPQRCDERCTRNGHYAYIFRYHADAFGGAPTEKFIAAMKAEGIPNQAAYPPVHDLALFQNGSYRHRLCGDQARQDHAFLRAAYPNTKSAAWESYWLPQYALLGDEQDMREVAAAIRKIQAHAAELAG; from the coding sequence ATGCCTCAGCTTGCCCTCCGCGGCGGTCCAGCGACCAAGACCAAGCCGTTTCCCCAGTGGCCGATCTTCGACGAACGCGAGCGCACGGCCTTGCTCGAAGTGCTCGAAAGCCGCGTCTGGTGGCGCACGCCGGGCACGCGCACGCTGAAGTTCGAGCAGGATTTTGCCGCGTACCATCAGGCCAAGCACGGCATCGCCATCACCAACGGCACGCACGCCATCGAGGTGGTGCTGGCAGCGCTGGGCGTCGGTCCCGGGGACGAGGTGATCGTGCCCGACTCGACCTTCGTCGCTACGGCCAGCGCCGTGCTGTTCGCGGGCGCCATGCCGGTGATGGTCGATATTTGCCGGGATACGGAATGCATCGACCCGGACTTGGTCGAGGCGGCCATTACGCCGCGCACCAAGGGCATCATCGCCGTACACCTCGGCGGCCATCCGGCGGACCTCGACCGGCTCAACGAGATCGCCGCGCGTCACAGCCTGTTCCTGGTCGAGGACTGTGCCCATGCCCACGGCAGCGAATGGCGCGGCAAGAAGGTGGGCACGCACGGCATTTGCGGTACTTTCAGCTTCCAGTCGAGCAAGCTGATGACGGCCGGCGAAGGCGGCCTCATCATCACGAACGACGACGAGTTCGAGCGCAAGGCCCGCAGCGCCCACGATTGCGGCCGGCTACCCGGCGAGTGGTTCTATGCCCATTTCAGCTATGGCTCGAACTACCGGCTGAGCGAATGGCAGGGCGCGGTGCTCAGCGCGCAACTCACGCGACTCGACGAACAGACCAGCCGCCGGCATGCAAATGCCCAATTGCTCGATCGGCTGCTGGCCGAGATCCCCGGCGTGACGCCGCAGCGCTGCGACGAGCGGTGTACCCGCAACGGACATTACGCGTATATCTTCCGTTATCATGCCGACGCATTTGGCGGCGCACCGACCGAAAAGTTCATCGCCGCGATGAAGGCCGAAGGCATTCCCAATCAGGCCGCCTATCCGCCCGTGCACGACCTGGCCTTGTTCCAGAATGGCAGCTATCGCCATCGACTGTGCGGAGATCAGGCCCGGCAAGACCATGCCTTTTTGCGCGCGGCGTATCCAAACACCAAGAGTGCCGCCTGGGAAAGCTACTGGCTGCCGCAATATGCCCTGCTCGGCGACGAGCAGGACATGCGCGAAGTTGCCGCGGCGATCCGCAAGATCCAGGCTCATGCGGCCGAGCTGGCCGGCTGA
- a CDS encoding NUDIX hydrolase produces MPEKHWTLLESQTVSDHTIFQLEHDLYRVEPEGNQRRFVRLNCPDWINIVPLTADGQMVLIRQFRHGVREVTLEIPGGMIDGTEAPIVAAARELREETGYEAERIAPLGSVWPNPAIQNNLCHFFVAENAVRVAAPEPDLFERIEVVTVPVVDVPKLVRDGAIRHGLVLNALAMLGLPLGRPSS; encoded by the coding sequence ATGCCCGAGAAACATTGGACGCTGCTCGAATCGCAGACGGTGTCCGATCACACGATTTTTCAGCTCGAGCACGACCTGTATCGCGTCGAGCCCGAGGGGAACCAACGGCGGTTCGTGCGGTTGAATTGCCCCGACTGGATCAACATCGTGCCGCTGACAGCCGATGGGCAGATGGTGCTGATTCGGCAATTCCGCCACGGCGTTCGCGAGGTGACGCTGGAGATACCCGGCGGCATGATCGACGGCACCGAAGCGCCGATCGTGGCCGCGGCGCGCGAGTTGCGCGAGGAAACCGGCTACGAGGCCGAGCGGATCGCGCCGCTGGGCTCGGTCTGGCCGAATCCGGCGATTCAAAACAACCTCTGCCACTTCTTCGTCGCCGAAAACGCGGTGCGCGTCGCGGCGCCCGAGCCCGACCTGTTCGAACGCATTGAGGTGGTGACGGTGCCGGTCGTCGATGTGCCGAAACTGGTTCGCGACGGAGCCATCCGGCATGGGCTGGTGCTCAATGCCTTGGCCATGTTGGGCCTGCCGCTGGGCCGGCCCAGCTCGTAG
- a CDS encoding NIPSNAP family protein, producing the protein MIRWSLAAMVLAVCLTSQTARAEDAAPRYYELRTYICHEGRLEALHKRFREHTTKLFEKHGMTNIGYWVPADGPEAADTLIYLLAYPSAEARAASWKAFMADPEWKTVREASEKDGPIVKKVISKFLTPTDYSALK; encoded by the coding sequence ATGATCCGCTGGTCGCTTGCCGCCATGGTGTTGGCCGTTTGCCTGACGTCGCAGACCGCGCGTGCCGAAGACGCAGCCCCGCGCTACTACGAACTGCGGACCTATATCTGCCACGAAGGGCGACTCGAGGCCCTGCACAAGCGGTTCCGCGAGCATACGACCAAGCTGTTCGAAAAGCACGGCATGACGAACATTGGCTACTGGGTGCCGGCCGACGGCCCCGAGGCCGCCGATACGCTGATCTACCTGCTGGCCTACCCGAGCGCCGAGGCCCGGGCCGCGTCGTGGAAGGCGTTCATGGCCGATCCCGAGTGGAAGACCGTGCGCGAGGCCTCCGAAAAGGACGGCCCCATCGTCAAGAAAGTCATTTCCAAGTTTCTGACGCCCACCGATTATTCGGCGCTCAAGTAA
- a CDS encoding DUF1501 domain-containing protein: MAHRWPQLAPPPHDLIRVGSRRWFLQTGLAGLAGLSAADALRLRAAAADSAPTKSNDHKAVIMFWLSGGPSHIDMWDPKPNAPAEIRGPYQPIATRLPGVQFSEHLPLQAALLDKLTVIRSVDCSASNHTPITFQSGNELARRTDDGNDGAGYPSMGSIAARFRGPNDPSMPAFVGLADSWVSDIWGAGQLGNAFQPVKGAELGGRLKMPKGISAPRLQDRSVLRHQFDQLRRTTDQTGTLDHLDRYQQMAFEMVLDGRVEQAFDVARETDAVRDAYGRTSIGEKGLLARRLVEAGVTFVVVSGAWGYFDHHGDDVRWGGIEKGLTPILPTIDRVLHALVHDLEDRGLLDSTLVLMLGEFGRGPVINKQRGRDHWTNCMSMVVAGGGMRHGQVIGSTDARGYAIASDRVRPGDLAATVFTHLGIDPAAHWTSPQGRPTPIVTEGGQPIRQLVG, encoded by the coding sequence ATGGCGCACCGGTGGCCCCAACTCGCTCCGCCGCCACACGATTTAATTCGCGTCGGTTCGCGCCGTTGGTTTCTACAAACAGGTCTCGCCGGCCTGGCGGGGCTTTCGGCGGCCGACGCCTTGCGACTGCGCGCCGCGGCGGCCGATAGCGCGCCGACAAAATCGAACGACCACAAGGCCGTGATCATGTTCTGGCTTTCGGGTGGTCCCAGTCACATCGACATGTGGGACCCCAAGCCGAACGCGCCGGCCGAAATCCGCGGCCCCTACCAGCCGATCGCCACGCGCTTGCCAGGTGTGCAGTTCTCCGAGCATTTGCCGCTCCAGGCGGCCCTGCTGGACAAGTTGACGGTCATTCGGTCAGTCGATTGTTCGGCGAGCAATCACACTCCCATCACCTTTCAGTCCGGCAACGAGTTGGCCCGGCGCACCGACGACGGCAACGACGGCGCCGGCTACCCCTCGATGGGCTCGATCGCCGCGCGGTTCCGTGGCCCGAACGACCCCAGCATGCCGGCGTTTGTCGGCCTGGCCGATTCCTGGGTCTCGGATATCTGGGGCGCGGGGCAATTGGGCAACGCCTTCCAACCGGTGAAGGGCGCCGAATTGGGGGGCCGGCTCAAGATGCCCAAGGGCATCAGTGCCCCGCGCTTGCAGGACCGCAGCGTGCTGCGCCACCAATTCGATCAATTGCGCCGTACCACCGATCAGACTGGCACGCTCGACCATCTTGACCGGTATCAACAGATGGCATTCGAGATGGTGCTCGACGGGCGCGTCGAGCAGGCCTTCGACGTTGCCCGAGAAACCGACGCCGTACGCGATGCCTACGGGCGCACCAGCATCGGCGAAAAAGGACTCTTGGCGCGGCGCCTGGTGGAAGCCGGCGTGACCTTTGTCGTCGTCAGCGGCGCCTGGGGCTATTTCGATCACCACGGTGACGACGTGCGCTGGGGCGGCATCGAAAAGGGCCTGACGCCGATTCTGCCAACGATCGACCGGGTGCTGCACGCCCTGGTGCACGATCTTGAGGACCGTGGCCTGCTCGACTCGACGTTGGTGCTGATGCTGGGCGAATTTGGCCGTGGGCCAGTGATCAACAAGCAACGCGGTCGAGATCATTGGACCAACTGCATGTCGATGGTCGTGGCCGGCGGCGGCATGCGCCACGGGCAGGTCATCGGCAGCACGGATGCGCGGGGCTACGCAATTGCCAGCGACCGGGTGCGCCCCGGCGACCTGGCCGCGACCGTCTTTACCCATCTGGGCATCGATCCGGCGGCACACTGGACGAGCCCCCAGGGCCGCCCGACCCCGATCGTCACCGAAGGTGGTCAGCCGATCCGACAATTGGTCGGATAG
- a CDS encoding DUF1501 domain-containing protein, with amino-acid sequence MLTLSGPIVRGRCDGVRRRDMLKIGLLGFSGLSLADVLRSKAAANTAGRPSNGKSVILYWLDGGPSHMETYDPKPDAPAEFRGPFSAIETTAPGIRVNELLTHQARVMDRVSVIRSVHHDNGDHFAAAHWMLTGYLGSNSQNLDPQYPSAGSIITKLRGPNRPGMPAYVAVPHSMTVGLRPGYNSGAFLGASYDPFETGGDPNADNFSVPNLNLPGEMPLGRLENRGQLLASLDRVEREADRSGLMQSLDAFNQAAFSMLTGDTARVAFDISREPAEVRERYGRNSFGQSALLARRLVEAGVTFVTIHNGGWDHHWDLEGGLKNRFPAMDQSIGTLIADLSERGMLDDVVVVVMGEFGRTPRLNNGGNGGPPLSMGTPGRDHWGNAMSVLMGGGGLNGGIAVGATNSRGEFPAERPIKPADILATLYHVLGIDATGHFVNRSGRPVPVNNSGEVIAELV; translated from the coding sequence ATGCTGACCCTTTCTGGCCCGATCGTCCGCGGCCGTTGCGACGGAGTTCGCCGGCGCGACATGCTCAAAATAGGGCTGCTAGGGTTCTCGGGACTCAGCCTGGCCGATGTCTTGCGCAGCAAGGCGGCAGCCAACACGGCCGGCCGGCCGTCGAACGGCAAGTCGGTCATTCTCTACTGGCTCGACGGCGGACCGAGCCACATGGAAACCTACGATCCCAAGCCCGACGCCCCGGCCGAATTTCGCGGCCCATTTAGCGCCATCGAGACGACGGCCCCCGGGATCCGCGTCAACGAATTGTTGACCCACCAGGCACGCGTCATGGATCGCGTGTCGGTGATTCGCTCGGTGCATCACGACAACGGCGACCATTTCGCCGCGGCCCACTGGATGCTCACCGGCTATCTGGGCTCGAACTCACAAAATCTCGATCCGCAGTATCCTTCGGCCGGCTCGATCATCACCAAGCTGCGCGGCCCGAATCGTCCCGGCATGCCGGCCTATGTCGCGGTGCCACACTCGATGACCGTTGGTCTGCGGCCGGGCTACAACAGCGGGGCCTTTCTCGGCGCCAGCTACGATCCGTTCGAAACGGGGGGCGATCCGAACGCCGACAATTTCAGCGTGCCGAATTTGAATCTGCCCGGGGAAATGCCACTGGGCCGATTGGAAAACCGCGGCCAATTGCTGGCGTCGCTCGATCGCGTCGAACGCGAGGCCGATCGCTCCGGCTTGATGCAAAGTCTGGACGCGTTCAACCAGGCGGCCTTCTCGATGCTGACCGGCGACACGGCCCGGGTGGCGTTCGATATCAGCCGCGAGCCCGCGGAAGTGCGCGAGCGTTACGGCCGCAATTCGTTCGGCCAGTCGGCGCTGCTCGCCCGGCGACTCGTCGAGGCCGGCGTGACGTTCGTCACCATCCACAACGGTGGCTGGGACCATCACTGGGATCTCGAAGGGGGCCTGAAGAATCGCTTTCCGGCGATGGACCAATCGATCGGGACGTTGATTGCCGACCTGTCGGAGCGCGGCATGCTCGACGACGTCGTGGTGGTGGTGATGGGCGAATTCGGCCGCACGCCGCGGCTCAACAACGGCGGCAACGGCGGACCGCCGCTCAGCATGGGCACGCCCGGCCGCGACCACTGGGGCAACGCGATGAGCGTGCTGATGGGCGGCGGCGGACTCAACGGCGGCATTGCGGTCGGGGCGACCAATTCGCGCGGGGAGTTCCCTGCCGAACGACCGATCAAACCGGCCGATATCCTGGCGACGCTCTACCACGTGCTGGGCATCGACGCGACGGGGCATTTCGTGAACCGCTCGGGTCGCCCCGTGCCGGTGAACAACTCGGGTGAAGTCATCGCCGAGCTGGTTTGA
- a CDS encoding DUF1501 domain-containing protein — MLTIYGPRQRYCDGLSRRSFLRIGAGAVGGLLAGGAIRPQLFAGDSIAAVANQVAGPAGGGPHKALIMVYLSGGLAHQDSFDPKPDAPAEARGEFAPISTRLPGVQFTEHLPRLAAMADKLVVLRSIVGQRDEHSSFQTLTGYPMDVSQREGRPNLGSVVARVQGATSPIMPPFVDLFPTMQHRPYNSPGPGVLGRDFAGVKADGEDLASMKPRFVSHEQMRNRRALLGEIDRLRHELDAAATNPETAATDMDPVYRRAFDVLDSNRLVDALDLAKEYPQVRERYAGGSANHQGDGAPLLNEHFLMARRLVEAGVRVVTVAYGFWDTHGNNFGHLRGNLPVFDAGISTLIDDLHARGLDRDVTVCVWGEFGRTPKINANAGRDHWAPVNGALLAGGGLRTGQVVGSTDKLAAYALERPIHFHDVLATLYDRLGISLETLLRDAQNRPQRLLPDTARVIGEIV; from the coding sequence GTGCTGACGATCTACGGTCCGCGGCAGCGTTACTGCGACGGCCTTTCGCGGCGTTCGTTTTTGCGCATCGGCGCAGGGGCCGTCGGAGGTTTGCTCGCCGGAGGAGCGATCCGGCCGCAGCTTTTCGCCGGCGATTCGATCGCTGCGGTCGCCAACCAAGTGGCCGGTCCCGCGGGCGGCGGACCGCACAAGGCGCTGATCATGGTCTACCTCAGCGGTGGGCTCGCGCATCAGGATTCTTTCGATCCGAAGCCCGATGCCCCGGCCGAGGCCCGCGGCGAGTTCGCGCCGATTTCGACGCGGCTGCCGGGCGTGCAATTCACCGAGCACCTGCCACGGCTGGCCGCCATGGCCGACAAACTGGTCGTCTTGCGCAGCATCGTCGGCCAGCGCGACGAACATTCGAGCTTTCAGACCCTGACCGGTTATCCGATGGACGTCAGCCAGCGCGAGGGCCGGCCGAATCTAGGCTCGGTCGTGGCGCGCGTGCAGGGGGCCACGAGCCCCATCATGCCCCCGTTTGTCGACTTGTTCCCGACGATGCAGCATCGTCCGTACAACAGCCCGGGGCCGGGCGTGTTGGGGCGCGATTTTGCCGGGGTCAAGGCCGACGGTGAAGACCTGGCCAGTATGAAGCCGCGCTTCGTCTCGCACGAACAGATGCGCAACCGCCGCGCCTTGCTCGGCGAGATCGACCGCTTGCGACACGAACTCGACGCGGCAGCCACGAACCCGGAGACCGCCGCCACGGATATGGACCCGGTCTATCGCCGGGCGTTCGACGTGCTCGACTCGAACCGGCTGGTCGACGCGCTCGATCTCGCCAAGGAATATCCCCAGGTCCGCGAGCGCTACGCCGGTGGCTCGGCCAATCATCAAGGCGACGGGGCGCCCTTGCTCAACGAGCACTTCCTGATGGCTCGCCGCCTGGTCGAGGCAGGCGTGCGCGTGGTGACCGTGGCCTACGGCTTCTGGGATACGCACGGCAACAATTTCGGCCATCTGCGCGGCAACCTGCCGGTGTTCGATGCCGGCATCTCGACGCTGATCGATGATCTGCACGCCCGCGGGCTCGATCGCGACGTCACGGTGTGCGTCTGGGGCGAGTTCGGCCGGACACCGAAGATCAACGCCAACGCCGGCCGCGACCACTGGGCGCCGGTGAACGGCGCGCTGTTGGCCGGCGGGGGCTTGCGCACCGGACAAGTGGTCGGCTCGACCGACAAGCTGGCCGCCTATGCCCTCGAGCGTCCGATCCATTTTCATGACGTGCTGGCCACGCTGTACGACCGCCTGGGAATCTCGCTCGAGACGCTGTTGCGCGACGCCCAAAACCGGCCGCAAAGACTGCTCCCCGACACGGCCCGCGTGATCGGCGAGATCGTCTAG
- a CDS encoding helix-turn-helix domain-containing protein, with product MVLRRVAVELLQDGSTQDAVAERLHVSRSSVKRWIKAFRGGGVAALKPKTPKPAARRLSED from the coding sequence ATGGTCCTCCGTCGTGTGGCCGTGGAGTTGCTCCAAGATGGATCGACCCAGGATGCTGTCGCCGAGCGGCTGCACGTCAGCCGTTCGAGTGTGAAACGCTGGATCAAGGCCTTTCGCGGCGGTGGCGTCGCGGCCTTGAAGCCCAAGACTCCCAAGCCCGCCGCGCGCCGCTTGTCGGAAGACTAA